In the genome of bacterium, the window GAGGCGATTGTCCCGGCCTCCACGTTCAGCCCGTATAGCCATGTGACAAAGGTGATGGGGGGGGAGGTGGTCACCAGCCCGCTGCGGGATTTCCGCATCGATCTGGAGGATATCCGCGCCAAATTCACCTCGCGGACGAAGCTCATCTTTCTCTGTAGCCCGAACAACCCGACCGGGGGAATCCTCACAGGGGATGAGCTGGTTCCCTTCCTCGAGGATGTTCCCGCTGGTGCGCTCGTCCTTCTGGATGAGGCGTACGGAGATTTTGTCGAGGCGCCCGAGTGGCCCGACAGCATTTCTCTCACCGAAAGATTTCCGCTGATCGTGCTGCGCTCTTTTTCGAAGATCTACGGTCTCGCCGGCCTTCGGGTGGGGTACGGCGTCGGCCCGAAGGAAATGATCGGGTACATGCAGTGCGTGCGCGAACCCTTCAACGTGAATCAGCTGGCGCAGGTGGC includes:
- a CDS encoding histidinol-phosphate transaminase; this encodes EAIVPASTFSPYSHVTKVMGGEVVTSPLRDFRIDLEDIRAKFTSRTKLIFLCSPNNPTGGILTGDELVPFLEDVPAGALVLLDEAYGDFVEAPEWPDSISLTERFPLIVLRSFSKIYGLAGLRVGYGVGPKEMIGYMQCVREPFNVNQLAQVAALAALDDEAFRRESIEMVKSGRRYLYRSFEELKLAYLESQANFIFVRVGDADDIVYRLMEKGVIVRPGSAFGCPEWVRVTVGLEVENERLIRALGEAIPR